One segment of Proteus appendicitidis DNA contains the following:
- a CDS encoding carbamate kinase has product MKTIVIALGGNALLQRGEVLSAENQYKNIELMSETINKLAKEYRVVLVHGNGPQVGLLALQNLAYQDVPAYPLDILVAESQGMIGYMMMQKINQNHPEQAITTVMTRVSVDINDEAFNDPSKFIGPIYDEADKAELIAKYQWTFKQDGKHYRRVVPSPTPKKIIDIEAVRLLLDKGHIVICGGGGGIPVNNSNNEFIGSEAVIDKDLTAALISRELNAEHFVILTEADAIYKNWGTPEQAAIREATPEELAPMAVADGAMGPKIMAVSDFVNATGQQAHIGALQNIQQVIEGQSGTLIYKS; this is encoded by the coding sequence ATGAAAACAATTGTTATTGCTTTAGGCGGAAATGCATTATTGCAACGCGGAGAAGTTTTGTCTGCTGAAAATCAATATAAAAATATTGAATTGATGTCAGAGACAATTAATAAATTAGCTAAAGAGTATCGTGTTGTATTAGTACATGGTAATGGGCCTCAAGTTGGATTGCTTGCACTGCAAAACCTTGCATATCAAGATGTTCCTGCATATCCATTGGATATTTTAGTCGCAGAAAGCCAAGGTATGATTGGCTATATGATGATGCAGAAAATTAATCAAAATCATCCTGAACAAGCTATTACAACGGTAATGACTCGAGTTTCAGTTGATATTAATGATGAAGCATTTAACGATCCTAGTAAATTTATCGGCCCTATTTATGATGAAGCTGATAAAGCAGAGTTAATTGCGAAGTATCAATGGACATTTAAACAAGATGGTAAACATTATCGTCGTGTAGTGCCATCACCAACACCGAAAAAGATTATTGATATCGAGGCAGTAAGACTTTTATTAGATAAAGGTCATATTGTTATTTGTGGTGGCGGTGGCGGTATTCCTGTCAACAATTCAAATAATGAGTTTATTGGTAGTGAAGCTGTTATTGATAAAGATTTAACTGCGGCTTTAATTTCTCGTGAATTAAATGCAGAGCACTTTGTTATTTTAACAGAGGCGGATGCTATTTATAAAAATTGGGGTACACCAGAACAAGCTGCAATTCGTGAAGCAACACCAGAAGAACTTGCACCAATGGCTGTCGCTGATGGCGCAATGGGACCAAAAATTATGGCAGTGAGTGATTTTGTTAATGCAACCGGGCAACAAGCTCATATTGGTGCATTACAGAATATTCAACAAGTTATTGAAGGTCAGTCTGGCACTTTAATTTATAAGTCTTAA
- the allS gene encoding HTH-type transcriptional activator AllS, with the protein MLDQEMIRTFIQVADCQSFTKAADMLHKTSAAISYRIKTLEENIGTQLFNRTTRTVTLTPAGEYLLEKCRQWIVWLESMPVELQQMNAGVEHQVNIVINNLLYDRTAVASMLACLHQRFPSTQFHITRQVYMGVWDALINEDYHFAIGVTGNESLKNNINICAMGEIQWQFVVAPNHPLANISGVLSDDQMRMYSAVNVEDTSRHLSKRTAWRLSGQHEIRVPDLHTKLACHLKGVGIGFLPLSLCKPLIDSGQLIAKEVKNRRHNSPLSLAWCEDKKGAVVSYLVELFKQNHPSVQSFYAPLN; encoded by the coding sequence ATGTTAGACCAAGAAATGATCCGCACTTTTATACAAGTCGCCGACTGCCAAAGTTTTACCAAAGCAGCCGATATGCTTCATAAAACATCAGCCGCAATTAGTTACCGTATAAAAACATTAGAAGAAAATATCGGCACCCAACTTTTTAATCGCACCACAAGAACCGTGACACTCACGCCAGCGGGCGAATATCTCTTAGAAAAATGTCGTCAATGGATTGTATGGCTAGAATCAATGCCTGTAGAACTTCAACAAATGAACGCGGGTGTCGAGCATCAGGTCAATATTGTCATTAATAATCTGCTTTATGATCGCACTGCGGTTGCCAGTATGCTGGCTTGTCTTCATCAACGTTTTCCGTCTACCCAATTTCATATTACTCGCCAAGTCTATATGGGCGTTTGGGATGCGCTTATTAATGAAGATTACCATTTTGCTATCGGTGTTACGGGTAATGAATCCCTTAAGAATAATATTAACATTTGTGCGATGGGCGAAATTCAATGGCAATTTGTTGTCGCGCCTAATCATCCTTTAGCCAATATCAGTGGTGTATTAAGTGATGATCAAATGCGTATGTATTCTGCTGTAAACGTCGAAGATACGTCTCGCCATCTTTCTAAACGCACTGCATGGCGCTTATCGGGTCAGCACGAGATCCGTGTACCTGATTTACACACCAAATTAGCCTGTCACTTAAAAGGCGTAGGAATAGGATTTTTGCCATTAAGTTTATGCAAACCCCTGATTGATAGCGGGCAGTTAATTGCGAAAGAAGTGAAAAATCGCCGTCATAACTCTCCCCTTTCATTAGCATGGTGTGAAGATAAAAAAGGCGCGGTAGTCAGTTATTTAGTGGAGTTGTTTAAGCAAAATCATCCGAGTGTGCAATCGTTTTACGCTCCTTTAAATTAA
- a CDS encoding DUF1116 domain-containing protein — protein sequence MYSTIEQANEAVIERIREARPHWCDVSLAKEVVPTLETGKKLLHAGPPVTWGEMSGPVRGACIGASLFEGWAETEEQALAMLEAGEIEFIPCHNVNAVGPMGGITSAHMPMLVIKNHIHGNYAYCNMNEGIGKVMRFGAYGPDVQERLHWMQNSLAPVLKAAIATFENGIDLTAIMGQAITMGDEFHQRNIAASALLLRQLAPVLGTLDFEEAEITKVTKFLSITDQFFLNLAMAYCKAAMDAGAQIKQGTIVTVMTRNGSNFGIKISGMGDQWFTAPVNTPQGLFFSGFSQADANPDIGDSAITETFGIGGAAMVAAPGVTRFVGASGGMDAAREVTEEMAEIYLARNMMLQIPTWDFQGACLGLDARRVVETGITPLINTGIAHKEPGVGQIGAGTVRAPLGCFEKAIVALAEELGIDA from the coding sequence ATGTACTCAACTATCGAACAAGCGAATGAAGCAGTTATCGAACGTATCCGTGAAGCCCGTCCTCACTGGTGTGATGTTAGCTTAGCAAAAGAAGTTGTTCCTACTTTAGAGACAGGTAAAAAATTACTTCACGCGGGTCCACCAGTAACTTGGGGTGAAATGAGTGGCCCTGTTCGCGGTGCATGTATCGGTGCTTCTTTATTTGAAGGCTGGGCAGAAACTGAAGAACAAGCATTGGCAATGTTAGAAGCGGGTGAAATTGAGTTTATTCCTTGCCATAACGTGAATGCAGTAGGCCCAATGGGCGGCATTACTTCTGCGCATATGCCAATGCTGGTTATCAAAAACCACATTCATGGTAACTACGCTTACTGCAACATGAACGAAGGTATCGGTAAAGTAATGCGCTTTGGTGCTTACGGTCCTGATGTGCAAGAACGTTTACATTGGATGCAAAATAGCTTAGCACCAGTATTAAAAGCAGCGATTGCAACGTTTGAAAACGGTATCGATCTGACGGCAATTATGGGGCAAGCCATTACGATGGGTGATGAATTCCACCAACGTAATATCGCTGCATCTGCGCTGTTATTGCGCCAGCTTGCACCAGTACTAGGCACTTTAGATTTTGAAGAAGCTGAAATCACCAAAGTGACTAAATTCCTGAGCATTACAGACCAATTCTTCCTGAACTTAGCCATGGCTTATTGTAAAGCCGCGATGGATGCGGGCGCTCAAATCAAGCAAGGTACTATCGTCACTGTAATGACACGTAATGGTAGTAACTTTGGTATTAAAATCAGCGGAATGGGTGACCAATGGTTCACTGCTCCAGTAAATACACCGCAAGGTCTGTTCTTCTCTGGCTTTAGCCAAGCAGATGCAAACCCAGATATCGGTGACAGTGCAATCACTGAAACATTCGGTATTGGTGGCGCAGCAATGGTTGCGGCTCCTGGTGTAACACGCTTTGTAGGTGCATCTGGTGGTATGGATGCGGCGCGTGAAGTGACTGAAGAAATGGCAGAGATCTATCTTGCTCGTAACATGATGTTGCAAATTCCAACTTGGGATTTCCAAGGTGCGTGTTTAGGTTTAGATGCTCGCCGTGTGGTTGAAACGGGTATCACCCCGCTGATTAACACTGGTATTGCGCATAAAGAGCCGGGTGTTGGTCAGATTGGTGCGGGTACTGTACGAGCGCCTTTAGGTTGCTTTGAAAAAGCGATTGTTGCACTTGCTGAAGAGCTAGGTATCGACGCTTAA
- a CDS encoding MFS transporter — MNDAQVNEKGKVPYWVKLTIIFFFGWIALYGSRAIVGPLMVNIGAEFDLSKAQLGSIMSIFFIGYTALNIPSGMIGDYLGKKKVLVTGVVLFGGFTIIAGMMPTYVTFMFAWVMVGIFQGFYYGPQYGLSSEAIPKHRITLGSAIINSGMAFGLSIGYYISSISVGEMGMSWRAPFYIIGVPIIIIGLVMLWIIKDKPKAQPAAENGAPKQKVKLTFKDLFGNRNINLAYVTIFCSIYGFFVLVTWLPYYLETERGITGTQISTIASLMPWFAIPGSLIFSWVSDKIGRRKPVLLIMLPLSLVAILAVPMSESMPVLIGALILYGIVGKISTNPVLVAVVADNSPRHALGTSFGVYNCIGMLGSVFAPTLTGFLSDKTGSMDSGFYFAAILICIGIVASLFIKESNNNNEEAKA; from the coding sequence ATGAACGATGCACAAGTCAATGAGAAAGGCAAAGTCCCTTATTGGGTCAAACTGACCATTATCTTCTTCTTTGGTTGGATTGCGCTGTATGGTAGCCGTGCTATTGTTGGTCCTTTAATGGTAAATATTGGTGCTGAGTTTGATCTATCCAAAGCTCAACTTGGCTCCATCATGAGTATTTTCTTTATCGGATATACTGCACTAAATATTCCATCAGGCATGATTGGTGACTATTTAGGTAAGAAAAAAGTATTAGTAACAGGTGTTGTTCTCTTTGGTGGATTCACCATTATTGCGGGTATGATGCCAACTTACGTGACCTTTATGTTTGCATGGGTCATGGTGGGGATATTCCAAGGTTTCTATTATGGTCCTCAGTATGGTTTATCCTCAGAAGCGATACCAAAACATCGTATTACATTAGGTAGTGCGATTATCAATAGTGGTATGGCATTTGGTTTATCGATTGGCTACTACATCTCAAGTATTTCTGTTGGTGAGATGGGAATGAGCTGGCGCGCGCCGTTCTATATCATTGGTGTACCAATTATTATCATTGGTTTGGTTATGTTATGGATCATCAAAGATAAGCCAAAAGCACAACCTGCGGCAGAAAATGGCGCACCCAAACAGAAAGTTAAACTGACATTTAAAGATTTATTTGGTAATCGTAATATCAACCTTGCGTATGTCACCATCTTCTGTTCAATCTATGGCTTCTTTGTATTAGTCACTTGGTTACCGTACTACTTAGAAACTGAGCGTGGAATTACTGGGACACAAATTTCAACTATCGCCTCATTAATGCCGTGGTTTGCTATTCCTGGTTCACTTATTTTTAGCTGGGTTTCAGATAAAATTGGTCGTCGTAAACCTGTATTACTGATCATGTTACCGCTGTCATTAGTCGCTATTCTTGCTGTGCCAATGTCAGAATCAATGCCTGTGTTAATTGGCGCGCTGATCCTTTACGGTATTGTTGGTAAAATCAGTACAAACCCAGTACTTGTTGCTGTGGTTGCTGATAACTCACCGCGACATGCACTAGGTACATCGTTTGGTGTCTATAACTGTATCGGTATGCTGGGTTCTGTTTTTGCCCCAACATTAACCGGTTTCTTATCAGACAAAACAGGTAGCATGGACTCCGGTTTCTACTTTGCGGCTATTCTGATTTGTATCGGTATTGTGGCAAGCCTCTTTATTAAAGAAAGCAACAACAATAATGAAGAAGCAAAAGCGTAG
- a CDS encoding CPBP family intramembrane glutamic endopeptidase encodes MITWLLLAFSLLFLGFNRTLAFITLIFTTLSAFITGVITWHTLPVIFSILLLAFAYSRYKTQPLLRAIIILALVIIASGLTFHLIPGFNNLRYLSHAIIGMKSAPFSFYLNADKALLPFIFLIFIPTLFVCAPLKKANKLQWTMLIIAIPALLLIAVKLGGLAIELHLPSWLPAFILANLFFVSLAEEALFRGVIQQTLSRYLPPYVALLIAAIIFGLAHFAGGILLVVFASLAGIIYGLAWMWSGRLWVSTLFHFALNLTHLLFFTYPFKIA; translated from the coding sequence ATGATCACTTGGCTACTTCTTGCTTTTTCTTTGTTATTTTTGGGTTTCAATCGCACTCTTGCATTTATTACACTGATATTTACAACACTTAGCGCATTTATAACCGGTGTTATTACATGGCATACCTTGCCTGTTATTTTTAGTATTCTCTTACTAGCATTCGCCTATTCTCGCTATAAAACACAGCCTCTACTTAGAGCAATTATCATTCTCGCACTTGTCATTATCGCCAGTGGATTAACTTTTCACCTTATTCCTGGTTTTAACAATTTACGTTACCTTTCACATGCCATTATAGGGATGAAAAGCGCCCCTTTTTCTTTTTATTTAAATGCTGATAAAGCATTATTACCCTTTATTTTTCTGATCTTTATTCCTACGCTTTTTGTCTGCGCTCCATTAAAAAAAGCAAATAAATTACAGTGGACAATGCTCATTATTGCTATTCCTGCATTGTTATTGATCGCTGTAAAACTAGGGGGATTAGCAATTGAATTGCATTTACCATCATGGTTACCTGCCTTTATTCTTGCGAACCTCTTTTTTGTATCACTTGCTGAAGAAGCATTATTTAGAGGTGTCATTCAGCAAACATTATCACGCTATCTACCTCCTTATGTTGCTCTACTAATAGCAGCTATTATCTTTGGTTTAGCACATTTCGCAGGGGGAATATTGCTCGTTGTTTTTGCTTCACTCGCGGGAATTATTTATGGGTTAGCTTGGATGTGGAGTGGTCGGCTCTGGGTTTCAACACTATTTCACTTTGCACTTAATCTGACTCATCTGCTCTTTTTTACTTACCCATTTAAAATAGCCTAA
- a CDS encoding DUF2877 domain-containing protein yields the protein MQIQALQTSQHITDFEGEIKCVGIYDHALNFICPQQRLMTFHREGKGLSPMGWLLKQDDFDYFAKQCHPSIVMDIKNHQATLANKLILIAGQNENLRLQDKANLDLRWLESFFSLLSPSIATGLYGSLKNYRQIAQLSEIKLLTKLFHNQLLGNAVNWAIFTGKGPGLTPSSDDMLVGMLFAHYLAEPENKLNNFFNNTPPLSELTTIVSKHYLEYATQGIFSTYLIQLGKKIKNKEIIFKDMLEILSIGHHSGADTLLGLWIGYQVKKQQQNID from the coding sequence ATGCAAATTCAAGCACTTCAAACCAGCCAGCATATCACTGATTTTGAAGGTGAGATTAAATGTGTGGGCATTTATGACCATGCTTTGAATTTCATTTGTCCTCAGCAACGCTTAATGACTTTTCATCGTGAAGGAAAAGGATTAAGCCCGATGGGATGGTTACTGAAACAAGATGATTTTGATTATTTTGCAAAACAGTGCCATCCCTCGATTGTGATGGATATTAAAAATCATCAAGCAACGCTCGCAAATAAGCTCATATTGATCGCAGGTCAAAATGAGAATTTGCGTTTACAGGATAAAGCGAATTTAGATTTGCGTTGGTTAGAAAGTTTTTTTTCTCTGTTATCTCCCTCGATTGCAACGGGGTTATACGGCTCTTTGAAAAATTACCGTCAAATCGCGCAACTTAGTGAAATAAAGTTATTAACTAAGCTGTTTCATAATCAGCTATTAGGCAATGCTGTTAACTGGGCTATTTTTACAGGGAAAGGCCCCGGATTAACGCCAAGTTCAGATGATATGCTGGTGGGTATGTTATTTGCACATTATTTAGCGGAGCCAGAAAATAAACTTAATAATTTTTTTAATAACACACCGCCTTTATCTGAATTGACCACCATTGTCAGTAAGCATTATTTGGAATATGCCACACAGGGAATATTTTCTACCTATCTCATTCAACTAGGTAAAAAAATAAAGAATAAAGAGATTATTTTTAAGGATATGTTGGAAATACTCTCTATTGGTCATCATTCCGGCGCGGATACCTTACTGGGATTATGGATTGGTTACCAAGTTAAAAAACAACAACAAAATATTGATTAA